In the Corallococcus silvisoli genome, CCGCCCAGCCCCCGCCGGAGCCCGTGCGCACGAAGGAGCCCGAACAGCAGGGCGAGCGGCGCGTCATCGTGAAGAAGCTGGCCCAGTCCCCGCTGCTCCAGGTCGTCTACCACGGCCTGTCCGGCAATGATCCGGACGCGGAGGCGCTGGAGCTCCTCGGCCTCATCCTCACCCAGGGAGACTCGTCCCGCCTGCACCGCAAGCTGGTGGACGAGGCGCGCGTGGCCATCCGCGTCCGGAGCAGCACCTCCGGCGGCTTCGATCCGTCGCTCGCGTGGTTCCTGGTGGACCTGCCGCCCGGCGGCGACCTGGCGAAGACCGAAGCGCTGCTCACCGCGGAGCTGGCCCGCGTGGCGAAAGAGGGCGTCACCGACGCGGAGCTGCGCAAGGCGCGCAACGTCGCCCTGGCCGCCTTCTGGCGCAAGCTGGAGACGAACGACGGCCGCGCCCGCGAGCTGGGCAGCGCCGCCACCTTCCGAGGGGACTGGAAGGCGCTGCTCGACGCGCCCTCGCGCTACGAGAAGGTCACGCTCGAAGGCGTGCACAAGCTGGCCGCCCGCATCTTCAACTCCGACCACCGCACGGTGGGCTGGCTCGTCCCCACCACCGCCTCCTCCACGCCGGCCTCCAAGGAGGGCTCGCGATGAGCGCCTTCTTCCGCCTCCGCTCCCAAGGACTCCACGCGATGCGCGCGCCCACCCGTCTTCGCACCGCGCTCGCCGCGCTGCTGCTCGCCTCCGGCTGCGCGTCCACCCGGTCATCCGCGCCCGCCGAGCCCCCCGCGCCCGCCGCCTCCATCCCCGCGGCTCCAGCTCCGGCCCCCGCCGAGGCCCCTTCCCCGACGAAGGGCGTGACGCTGCCCGAGACGACCACCGTCACGCTGAAGAACGGGGCGCGGCTGCTGCTCGTGGAGAAGCACGACCTGCCGCTCGTGGCCTTCTCCGCGTGGCTCCGCGGAGGTTCGAGCACCGACCCCGCCGGCAAGGAGGGCCTGGCCGCGCTCACCGCCCAGCTGCTCCAGAAGGGCGCGGGCTCCCGCAACGCCCAGCAGTTCGCCGAGGCCGTGGACGGCGTGGGCGGCGAGCTGGAGATCGTGCCGAACCGCGAGGCGCTGCTCCTCAACGGCAGCTTCCTGGCTCGCGACTCCGCGCTGATGGTGGAGCTGCTGTCGGACCTGCTCATGCGTCCGCGCTTCGACGCGCAGGAGCTGGAGAAGGCCCGCGCGCTGCGCGTGTCGGAGATCGCCACCGCCAAGGATGGCGACCCGCGCATGCTCATCGGCGTGTACTTCAACGCCTTCCACTTCCCCGCGCACCCCTACGGCCGGCCGCCGCTGGGCAGTGAAGCGTCGCTGCCCACCATCGGCCGGAGCGACGTGCTCGGGTGGGCGAAGGCGAACCTGGGCGCGGACCGGCTCATCCTCTCCGTGGTGGGTGACTTCGACGCGAAGGCGCTCGGCGCGAAGCTGGAGGCCGCCCTGGGAGGCTGGGCTCCCGCGGGCCAGCCGCTCTCCGCCGTGCCCGCCACCGCGCCCACGAAGGGCCGGCGCGTGCTGCTGGTGGACAAGCCCGACGCCACCCAGACCTACTTCGCCATCGGCAACACCGGCATCCGCCGCACCGACCCGGACCGCGTCGTGGCGGAGCTGTCCAACACCGTGCTGGGGGGGCGCTTCACCTCGCTGCTCAACACCGAGCTGCGCGTGAAGACCGGCCTCACCTACGGCGCCCGCTCCAGCCTGGCCCCCGGCCTCCAGGCGGGCCCGGTCACCCTCACGTCCTATACCCAGACGGCCACCACGGGCCGCGCCATCGACCTGGCGCTGGAGGTGCTCGCGCGCTACCGCCAGGACGGCGTGGATGACGCCATGCTCACCTCCGCCCAGGCCTACGTGCAGGGACAGTTTCCCCCCACGCTGGAGACGGGCGAGCAGCTGGCCATGAAGCTGTCGGAGCTGGCCTTCTACGGCCTGGACGCGCAGGACGTGAACGGCTTCGCGAGCGCCGTGGCCGCCACCACCCGCGACAGCGTCCGCGCCGTGAACCAGCGCGTCCTGCCCGCCAACGAGGACCTGACCCTCGTCCTCCTGGGCAAGGCGGACGCCCTGCGCGACGTGGCCCGTAAGTACGGCCCCGTCACGGAGATGAGAATCTCCGACAAGCAATTCGCGCCGCCGCCCGCCCGGTGAAGCCAGACGGAGGTAGGCATAGCGATTGAAACCCGCCTACATAGACTTCACAGTGAAGTCTATATAGACATGAATTGACCCCCTTCGAGTATAGAAGGGGTGTCAGGTCGGGGCCGGGACCGGACAGTCATTCAGTGTTTGTCCTCTGGGCCCATCATGTCCATGCATCGTTTGTCGTTGTTGCTCGTCCCCGCCTGCGCGGCCTGGTTGGGCTGCGGGGAAGCAGCGCCCTCCTCCGAAGAGAGGAGTCCCCCGGGGCTGCCGGTGCTGACGCCGCGGGAGGGGACCGCGGTCATCTCCCAGGACGACGTCCTGCCCGGCTGTGGTGAACCCGACGCGGGCACTGGTGCGGGGGACGCGGGCACGCCCGACACCTCCGTGCTGGTGACGGCTGACAGCCGCTACCACTCCAGCGCTGGGGTGACGGTGGTCCCGGAGAGCCTGGCTGGCCGCGACCTGGAGATCCTCATCCCCCACGGCATCGACTTCGACCGGCGCACGG is a window encoding:
- a CDS encoding M16 family metallopeptidase, which encodes MRAPTRLRTALAALLLASGCASTRSSAPAEPPAPAASIPAAPAPAPAEAPSPTKGVTLPETTTVTLKNGARLLLVEKHDLPLVAFSAWLRGGSSTDPAGKEGLAALTAQLLQKGAGSRNAQQFAEAVDGVGGELEIVPNREALLLNGSFLARDSALMVELLSDLLMRPRFDAQELEKARALRVSEIATAKDGDPRMLIGVYFNAFHFPAHPYGRPPLGSEASLPTIGRSDVLGWAKANLGADRLILSVVGDFDAKALGAKLEAALGGWAPAGQPLSAVPATAPTKGRRVLLVDKPDATQTYFAIGNTGIRRTDPDRVVAELSNTVLGGRFTSLLNTELRVKTGLTYGARSSLAPGLQAGPVTLTSYTQTATTGRAIDLALEVLARYRQDGVDDAMLTSAQAYVQGQFPPTLETGEQLAMKLSELAFYGLDAQDVNGFASAVAATTRDSVRAVNQRVLPANEDLTLVLLGKADALRDVARKYGPVTEMRISDKQFAPPPAR